The Mammaliicoccus sciuri genome window below encodes:
- a CDS encoding phage tail tape measure protein, with amino-acid sequence MPNNIKGFSVLMNMKDVNVERTLKQIKGQFKILSSEMSRSTSNFKHSEKSMESFNKRAKELKKGIDITKNSMEEITKRLSKMTIEEQRTSAEAEKLRLEYSKQHKALNMYERQLNQTKNEMDQFGQNTKRTVFSMEKISTVLGTMRKQLNIANMAFERAGKSTKTYENYLKSLNTVIEKHKRTIQTLETRYKLVSKEKGELSQEALELKQKILQEKNSLNALESQYKQTSVQAKQFAFEQKTATQSMSEIRQKITQVSNALKISSSNFKLTGQTAKAYKAHIAELNNSMKDQKLIVQNLSRQYDYAKKQYGETSKEAQELNLTLLEEKTKLKELGVQLKDTTQQHNRLEMEQREGISTMAEIRSKISGMNSALSLSRSNFSTAGESVKSYRSHLKTLNQSFREQKTVLKELETQYKIVKQTQGANSQEARELSESINHQKIQMNELETELKQTAQAYKEFHTQQKNAQILGSTGFGRMTQSVNKYSDTINQAGMNMRSAGTTGLLYMTMPVVAGFGAAVKVGADFEGQMARVGAIAGASKKELKAMSDQAVDLGAKTSLSANEVAKGMEELAALGMNTNQIMAAMPGTISAAEASGADLATTASIMASTLNSFKLKASESAKVADILATAANDSAADVKYMGDALKYAGTPANALGVSLEDTSAAIEIMSNSGLEGSQAGTALRASFIRLAKPSEKASKQMEKMGIHLENSKGKFVGMPALIGQFKDELSGMSKAEKLASVSAIVGTEAASGFLALIEAGPKKLEKYSTSLKNSGGASKTAADKMKDNLKGSLEQLGGAFESLAIIIGNAFGPALRKLADAVTFVVDKISKLPKSVIVIGTILTGIAATIPPLLILFGFMATSIVNIASVIGPLLIGVSKAGGLMAFLSSKLATATRMFPLLGSAITFAGGPLLWIVGGLTALGIGFTIAYKKSETFRNIVNNAINGVKQTFINVGNIIKGFFQLFKGNGQDGVITLSKILPPNVVVGLTNFATKVKTIFFQVVNAVKSFGMEIGKQISAFWAKNGTEITQAVKNIGQVIGTVFSTIWNFVIKPIMTLIWNIMKLLWPAIKALIVSVWNSIKGVIQGALNIILGTIKIFSSLLTGNWKGALNGLVQVLKGVVQLILNLVQLWFVGKILKVVKLFGGFLKTTMSGIWSAIKGIFSKSLGAIWNITKKIFGKVFTSTKGIFTNTKSFLLKIWTSIKNFIVKTATSIWTNVRNKFTGLYKSVKSIFTSVKNFTQKLWTSLKNNVVKLAKSLWSNVKNIFTKLYNTVKDLFNRTFNFAKNLWTKLRNTIKNLASSAWSNVKNIFTKLWNSVKSIFTKTFNFTKNLWTRIKNTITTLVTGAKNGVINGFKAMYDKGKSWINKLKGFLSDSVSGFKNIASKVGKGIANGAISGLNKMIDGVNWLSKKIMDKKLIGSKVPKLSTGTGSNGDVKANSKGQLQENTLAMVNDKGRGNGKGPNGHQELIRDKDGTMFAPQGRNVIVPLSKGMEVINGKQTQSMISSGMIPRFSAGSGTKKQTKEKKDPFTQGWDVAKATWNAGTDTLAKKSGEVVGKATSKAFEVWDYIEKPSKLVKIALEKFGVDFSKIKGVYGSIIKHGYTGLKKGLVKKVMSWFDDAGGYGNVDGSSILKHGISYGYSPNKPLAGYPLSINGGRHYGIDTPHQYEKIQAPTGGIVRKQYDPGGGTVAQILNGKLAQYYLHLTDVLKTGRIKKGQTFAKTGNSGANTTGPHLHTQIEEPAANALTNRNTKDPVKFLKSKGGKSGGSWLGTVRTALKIAKLPVTQKYINAWLKQIETESSGNARAMGGNDGLADGNARGLVQVKPGTFKANQGKGMGNIWNPLHNLVAGMNYAKRRYGSSLLGVIGHGHGYATGGLINTPGWYNIAEQGHGEWIIPRDPSRRNDAMKLLALAANDIKSNNNKRPNQLPKPKNSNDGNSETSLLLKMIEKQDETINALKDSVEFLAQIAAKDFRPVIDKYEHERQVFNGIDKYERTKKRKSKF; translated from the coding sequence GTGCCAAATAATATCAAAGGTTTTTCAGTATTAATGAATATGAAAGATGTAAATGTTGAAAGAACGCTTAAACAGATAAAAGGTCAATTCAAAATTTTATCTAGTGAAATGAGTAGATCAACAAGTAATTTTAAACATAGCGAAAAAAGTATGGAATCTTTTAACAAACGTGCCAAAGAATTAAAAAAAGGTATCGATATTACAAAGAATAGTATGGAAGAAATTACAAAACGTCTGAGTAAAATGACTATAGAAGAACAAAGAACTAGTGCAGAAGCTGAGAAATTAAGACTAGAATATAGTAAACAACATAAAGCACTCAATATGTATGAACGTCAATTGAATCAAACAAAAAATGAAATGGATCAATTTGGACAGAATACAAAACGAACAGTGTTTTCAATGGAGAAGATTTCTACAGTTTTGGGGACTATGCGTAAACAATTGAATATAGCTAATATGGCGTTTGAACGTGCCGGGAAGTCAACTAAAACTTATGAAAACTATTTAAAGTCTTTAAATACTGTAATTGAGAAGCATAAAAGAACAATTCAAACTCTTGAGACTAGATACAAATTAGTTTCTAAAGAAAAAGGTGAACTTAGTCAAGAAGCACTAGAATTAAAACAAAAAATTCTTCAAGAAAAAAACTCACTGAATGCTTTAGAATCTCAATACAAGCAAACATCTGTTCAAGCTAAACAATTTGCTTTTGAACAAAAAACCGCAACACAATCTATGTCTGAAATTAGACAAAAAATAACTCAAGTATCTAATGCTTTAAAAATAAGTTCTAGTAATTTTAAATTAACTGGTCAGACTGCAAAAGCTTATAAAGCGCATATTGCTGAGTTAAATAATAGTATGAAAGACCAAAAGCTTATTGTTCAAAACTTATCAAGACAATATGACTATGCCAAAAAGCAATATGGAGAAACTAGTAAGGAAGCACAAGAGTTAAATTTAACGTTACTTGAAGAAAAAACTAAACTTAAAGAACTTGGTGTTCAATTAAAAGACACAACTCAACAACATAACAGATTGGAAATGGAACAACGTGAAGGTATTTCTACAATGGCAGAAATACGTAGTAAGATTTCAGGTATGAATAGTGCTTTATCTTTATCACGTAGTAATTTCAGTACTGCAGGCGAAAGTGTTAAATCTTATAGATCGCATTTGAAAACTTTAAACCAATCTTTTAGAGAGCAAAAAACAGTTTTAAAAGAACTTGAAACTCAATACAAAATTGTTAAACAAACTCAAGGGGCAAATAGCCAAGAAGCGCGAGAACTATCGGAATCTATAAATCATCAAAAGATTCAAATGAATGAGTTAGAAACAGAATTAAAACAAACAGCACAAGCTTATAAGGAATTCCATACACAACAAAAGAATGCACAAATTCTAGGTTCTACAGGTTTCGGAAGAATGACCCAAAGTGTTAATAAGTATAGCGATACAATTAATCAAGCGGGTATGAATATGCGGTCTGCAGGTACAACTGGATTACTTTACATGACAATGCCAGTAGTTGCAGGATTTGGTGCAGCAGTTAAAGTTGGTGCAGATTTTGAAGGACAGATGGCAAGAGTAGGTGCTATCGCAGGGGCAAGTAAAAAAGAACTTAAGGCAATGAGTGATCAAGCTGTAGACTTGGGTGCAAAAACATCATTATCTGCAAATGAAGTTGCAAAAGGAATGGAAGAACTCGCAGCACTTGGTATGAATACTAATCAGATTATGGCAGCTATGCCTGGAACAATCAGTGCTGCAGAAGCAAGTGGTGCAGACTTAGCGACTACTGCCTCAATCATGGCGTCTACCTTAAATTCCTTTAAACTTAAAGCTAGTGAATCAGCTAAAGTTGCAGATATCTTAGCAACTGCAGCTAATGATTCAGCAGCAGACGTTAAGTATATGGGGGATGCCCTTAAGTATGCAGGTACCCCTGCTAATGCCTTAGGCGTTTCTTTAGAAGATACTTCAGCAGCAATTGAGATAATGAGTAATAGTGGTCTTGAAGGTTCTCAAGCCGGTACTGCATTACGTGCGTCGTTTATCCGATTAGCGAAACCTTCAGAAAAAGCATCTAAACAAATGGAAAAAATGGGTATTCATCTTGAAAATAGTAAAGGTAAATTCGTAGGAATGCCTGCTTTAATAGGACAGTTCAAAGATGAACTTTCTGGGATGTCTAAAGCTGAAAAGCTAGCGTCTGTATCTGCAATTGTAGGTACTGAGGCTGCGTCTGGTTTTCTAGCATTGATTGAAGCCGGTCCTAAAAAGTTAGAGAAATACTCTACGTCTTTAAAAAATTCTGGTGGTGCATCTAAAACAGCCGCAGATAAAATGAAAGACAATTTAAAAGGTTCTCTAGAACAATTAGGAGGCGCTTTTGAATCTCTAGCAATTATTATAGGTAATGCTTTTGGTCCGGCATTAAGAAAGTTAGCAGATGCCGTAACATTTGTTGTTGATAAAATAAGTAAATTACCAAAGTCTGTCATTGTAATAGGCACTATACTTACAGGAATTGCTGCAACTATACCGCCATTATTAATTTTATTTGGGTTTATGGCAACCTCAATCGTAAATATTGCGAGTGTTATAGGTCCGTTACTAATAGGTGTTAGTAAAGCAGGCGGTTTAATGGCATTTCTATCTAGTAAGTTAGCTACTGCCACAAGAATGTTTCCGTTATTAGGTAGTGCAATAACATTCGCAGGTGGTCCTTTATTATGGATTGTTGGAGGATTAACTGCATTAGGTATTGGGTTCACAATAGCTTATAAAAAGTCTGAAACATTCAGAAATATTGTGAATAACGCCATAAACGGAGTTAAGCAAACGTTTATTAACGTAGGAAATATTATTAAGGGCTTTTTCCAACTGTTTAAAGGAAATGGACAAGATGGAGTAATAACATTATCAAAAATATTACCTCCTAATGTTGTTGTAGGATTAACTAATTTTGCAACAAAAGTTAAAACTATTTTCTTCCAAGTTGTAAACGCAGTAAAAAGTTTTGGTATGGAAATAGGTAAACAGATTAGTGCTTTTTGGGCTAAGAATGGTACTGAAATTACACAAGCTGTTAAAAATATTGGACAGGTAATAGGGACTGTATTTAGTACAATTTGGAATTTTGTGATTAAACCGATAATGACTTTGATTTGGAATATCATGAAATTATTATGGCCTGCCATAAAGGCATTAATTGTTAGTGTATGGAATAGCATAAAAGGTGTCATTCAAGGCGCTTTAAATATCATACTAGGAACAATCAAGATATTCAGCAGTTTGTTAACTGGAAATTGGAAAGGCGCTTTGAATGGATTAGTTCAAGTTCTAAAAGGTGTAGTTCAATTAATTTTGAATTTAGTACAACTTTGGTTTGTTGGGAAAATACTTAAAGTTGTGAAGTTATTTGGTGGTTTCTTAAAAACTACAATGAGTGGAATCTGGAGTGCTATTAAAGGCATTTTCAGTAAATCACTAGGCGCTATTTGGAATATTACCAAGAAAATATTCGGAAAAGTGTTCACTAGTACAAAAGGTATTTTCACGAATACTAAAAGCTTTTTATTGAAAATTTGGACTTCTATTAAAAACTTTATTGTTAAAACGGCAACAAGTATTTGGACTAATGTTCGAAATAAATTTACAGGATTGTATAAATCAGTCAAATCCATTTTTACGAGTGTTAAAAATTTCACTCAGAAATTGTGGACTTCATTAAAAAATAATGTTGTGAAACTTGCAAAAAGTTTATGGTCAAACGTAAAAAATATATTCACAAAATTATACAATACTGTAAAAGATCTATTTAATAGAACGTTTAATTTTGCTAAAAATTTATGGACGAAATTGAGAAACACTATTAAAAATCTTGCAAGTTCTGCATGGTCAAATGTTAAAAATATTTTTACAAAGTTATGGAACTCCGTAAAATCTATTTTCACAAAAACATTTAATTTCACAAAAAATTTATGGACACGTATTAAAAACACAATTACTACATTAGTTACTGGTGCTAAAAATGGTGTTATTAATGGTTTCAAGGCCATGTATGATAAAGGTAAGTCGTGGATTAATAAACTTAAAGGTTTCTTATCTGATTCAGTAAGCGGCTTTAAGAATATTGCAAGTAAAGTTGGTAAAGGTATAGCAAATGGTGCTATATCTGGACTTAACAAAATGATAGATGGTGTTAACTGGTTATCTAAAAAAATTATGGATAAAAAGTTAATTGGTAGTAAAGTTCCTAAATTATCTACTGGTACCGGCAGCAATGGTGATGTGAAAGCTAATTCTAAAGGTCAATTACAAGAAAATACTCTTGCCATGGTTAATGACAAAGGTCGAGGCAATGGTAAAGGTCCTAATGGACATCAGGAGTTAATCAGAGATAAAGATGGAACAATGTTTGCACCTCAAGGTCGTAACGTAATTGTACCTTTAAGTAAAGGTATGGAAGTTATAAATGGTAAGCAAACTCAATCAATGATTAGTAGTGGCATGATACCTAGATTTAGTGCGGGATCTGGCACAAAGAAACAGACTAAAGAGAAAAAAGACCCATTTACTCAAGGTTGGGACGTAGCAAAAGCTACTTGGAATGCCGGAACAGATACACTTGCTAAAAAAAGTGGCGAAGTTGTAGGTAAAGCAACATCAAAGGCATTTGAAGTATGGGACTACATTGAAAAACCTAGTAAATTAGTGAAAATTGCACTCGAAAAATTTGGTGTAGATTTTTCTAAAATCAAAGGTGTTTATGGAAGTATTATTAAACATGGATATACTGGTCTTAAAAAAGGACTAGTTAAAAAAGTGATGAGTTGGTTTGACGATGCTGGTGGATACGGAAATGTTGATGGTTCAAGTATCTTAAAACATGGTATCAGTTATGGATATAGTCCAAATAAACCATTAGCCGGATATCCTTTATCAATCAATGGCGGTCGACATTATGGTATTGATACTCCACATCAATACGAAAAGATACAAGCACCAACTGGAGGTATTGTAAGAAAACAATATGATCCAGGTGGAGGTACTGTAGCGCAAATACTAAATGGTAAGTTGGCTCAATACTACTTACATTTAACGGATGTGCTAAAAACAGGTCGTATTAAAAAGGGACAAACATTTGCTAAAACGGGTAATAGTGGGGCTAACACAACAGGTCCTCATTTACACACACAAATAGAAGAACCTGCAGCCAATGCCTTAACTAATAGAAATACAAAAGACCCAGTTAAATTCCTTAAAAGCAAAGGTGGCAAGTCTGGTGGTAGTTGGTTAGGTACAGTTAGGACTGCCTTAAAAATTGCCAAACTGCCTGTTACACAAAAGTATATTAATGCTTGGCTTAAGCAAATAGAAACAGAATCAAGCGGTAATGCTAGAGCAATGGGTGGAAATGACGGATTAGCTGATGGAAATGCAAGGGGGCTTGTACAAGTTAAACCTGGTACTTTCAAAGCCAATCAAGGTAAAGGTATGGGTAATATTTGGAACCCACTGCATAACTTAGTAGCTGGTATGAATTACGCAAAAAGGCGTTATGGCTCAAGTTTACTAGGTGTCATCGGTCATGGACATGGTTACGCTACAGGTGGTTTAATTAACACGCCCGGTTGGTATAACATTGCAGAACAAGGTCATGGTGAATGGATAATTCCAAGGGATCCATCAAGAAGAAATGATGCGATGAAGTTATTAGCCTTAGCTGCTAATGATATTAAATCAAACAATAACAAACGTCCGAACCAATTACCTAAGCCAAAGAACTCAAATGACGGTAATTCAGAAACTTCATTATTACTTAAAATGATTGAAAAGCAAGATGAAACAATCAATGCGTTGAAAGACTCTGTTGAATTCTTAGCTCAAATTGCTGCTAAAGACTTTAGGCCTGTAATTGATAAATATGAACATGAGCGACAAGTTTTTAATGGAATAGATAAGTATGAAAGAACTAAAAAGCGTAAAAGTAAATTTTAA
- the gpGT gene encoding phage tail assembly chaperone GT, translating to MKEGKDVNDVLKMPLHYIIQILDERHTNKVVSDAKADAIFAKF from the coding sequence ATGAAAGAAGGTAAAGATGTAAATGACGTCCTAAAAATGCCTTTACATTATATTATACAAATTCTTGATGAGCGCCATACTAATAAAGTTGTTTCTGATGCTAAAGCTGATGCTATATTTGCTAAATTCTAA
- the gpG gene encoding phage tail assembly chaperone G yields MSNKLKRNYIQLVENPNAEEIKMETFLTPHFIPLEVLYEATDIMAELEEVENGTREMSFKEQLEKLIDAVVKIYGKQFTKKDVKTRLHAPDAISALQKQIEFIANGQQDDETKKFIQSLS; encoded by the coding sequence ATGTCAAATAAGTTAAAAAGAAATTACATTCAATTAGTAGAAAATCCAAACGCTGAAGAAATTAAAATGGAAACATTCTTAACGCCACATTTCATTCCGTTAGAAGTGCTTTATGAAGCAACTGACATTATGGCTGAATTAGAAGAAGTTGAAAATGGAACAAGAGAAATGTCATTTAAAGAGCAACTTGAAAAGTTAATTGATGCTGTAGTTAAAATCTATGGTAAACAATTTACTAAAAAAGATGTTAAAACTCGTTTACATGCACCTGATGCAATCTCTGCATTACAAAAGCAAATCGAATTTATTGCTAATGGTCAACAAGACGATGAAACAAAAAAGTTTATACAGAGTCTCAGCTAA
- a CDS encoding major tail protein, which yields MMVKQAKTPKAYINIKDLGFAVLTADEPGENGIKYEKVTQTRGLQEIGVETGGEIVNAYADGGIIESGNTDGESSINLTMHAFPQEIRTLIFNEIYDEKGIYEEKKGKQNNYVAVWFKRERRDGSFQRVGLTKVMFSEPNLDGKSAEDNWEFSQEESEGTAMHRIGDDVRKIIFDSKTKDEDEAEFFKRLLKGAYTSEDVAEGIPEG from the coding sequence ATTATGGTAAAACAAGCTAAAACACCAAAAGCATATATTAATATAAAGGATTTAGGTTTTGCTGTTTTAACAGCAGACGAACCAGGTGAAAATGGAATTAAATATGAAAAAGTAACGCAAACTAGAGGCTTACAAGAAATCGGTGTTGAAACTGGTGGAGAAATTGTGAATGCATATGCAGATGGTGGGATTATTGAATCTGGTAATACAGATGGAGAATCATCAATCAACTTAACGATGCATGCTTTTCCACAAGAAATTCGAACACTTATCTTCAATGAGATCTATGATGAAAAAGGAATTTATGAAGAGAAAAAAGGTAAGCAAAATAACTATGTAGCTGTATGGTTTAAGCGTGAGAGACGTGATGGTTCATTCCAACGTGTCGGTCTTACGAAAGTAATGTTTAGTGAACCAAATCTAGACGGTAAATCTGCAGAAGACAATTGGGAATTCTCTCAAGAAGAATCAGAAGGTACTGCAATGCACAGAATTGGTGATGATGTACGCAAGATTATCTTTGATTCTAAGACAAAAGATGAAGATGAAGCGGAATTCTTCAAACGTCTATTAAAAGGTGCTTATACTTCAGAGGACGTTGCTGAAGGAATACCAGAAGGTTAA
- a CDS encoding head-tail connector protein yields the protein MDIESIKNWLIVEHEADDDVIKDLISSAKSELNLSGVSEYSDGEPEYPLYCLAIKYIVARDYETRGYTEQNPYTKQFNEKALENMILKLKSW from the coding sequence ATGGATATAGAAAGTATTAAAAATTGGTTGATTGTTGAACATGAAGCAGATGATGATGTTATAAAAGATTTAATATCATCTGCTAAATCTGAATTGAATTTAAGTGGCGTGTCCGAGTATTCAGATGGAGAACCCGAGTACCCACTTTATTGTTTAGCAATTAAATATATTGTCGCAAGAGATTATGAAACAAGAGGATATACAGAACAGAACCCATATACTAAACAATTCAACGAGAAGGCATTAGAAAATATGATATTGAAATTAAAATCTTGGTAG
- a CDS encoding phage major capsid protein: MPTLYELKQSLGMIGQQLKQKNEDLGKKATDPNVSMDDINQLKTEKEDLERRFQIVESQVKEIEQKEKSKVKDNTEGYTGLDDSEKLVKAKAEFYRHAILPNEFAKPSQEAQRLLHALPTGNESGGDKFLPKTLSKEIVSEPFAKNQLREKARLTNIKGLEIPRVSYTLDDDDFITDLETAKELELKGDTVKYGTNKFKVFAAISDTVIHGSDVDLVNWVENALASGLAAKERKDALAVEPKSGLEHMSFYNGKIKEVEGAGIYNAVVNALADLHEDYRENAVIYMRYSDYVSIIATLSNGTTNFFDTPAEKVFGKPVVFTDAAVKPIVGDFNYFGINYDNTTYDTDKDVKKGEYLFVLTAWYDQQRTLDSAFRIAKVVELP; the protein is encoded by the coding sequence ATGCCAACACTTTATGAATTAAAACAATCATTAGGTATGATTGGACAACAATTAAAACAAAAAAATGAAGATTTAGGTAAAAAAGCAACTGATCCAAACGTAAGTATGGACGACATTAACCAGTTGAAAACAGAAAAAGAAGATTTAGAAAGAAGATTTCAAATTGTAGAGTCTCAAGTTAAAGAGATTGAACAAAAAGAGAAATCAAAAGTTAAAGATAATACAGAGGGTTATACAGGATTAGACGACTCAGAAAAATTAGTAAAAGCTAAAGCTGAATTCTACCGTCATGCAATTTTACCTAATGAATTCGCCAAGCCTTCACAAGAGGCACAACGTTTATTACATGCATTACCAACAGGAAATGAGTCTGGTGGGGATAAATTCTTACCAAAAACACTCTCTAAAGAGATTGTCTCAGAGCCATTTGCTAAAAACCAATTACGTGAAAAAGCTCGCTTAACAAACATCAAAGGTTTAGAAATTCCACGTGTATCTTACACATTAGATGATGACGACTTTATTACAGATTTAGAAACTGCTAAAGAATTAGAATTAAAAGGCGATACAGTTAAATATGGTACAAATAAATTCAAAGTATTTGCTGCGATTTCTGATACTGTCATTCATGGTTCAGACGTAGATTTAGTCAATTGGGTAGAAAATGCACTTGCTTCAGGTTTAGCAGCTAAAGAGCGTAAAGATGCCTTAGCAGTTGAACCTAAATCTGGATTAGAACATATGTCATTCTATAATGGAAAAATTAAAGAAGTTGAAGGCGCAGGCATCTATAACGCAGTTGTAAATGCTTTAGCAGATTTACATGAAGATTACCGTGAAAATGCAGTAATTTACATGAGATACTCTGATTATGTATCTATTATTGCAACATTATCTAACGGAACAACTAACTTCTTTGATACACCTGCTGAAAAAGTATTCGGTAAACCAGTAGTATTCACTGACGCTGCAGTTAAACCAATTGTAGGGGACTTTAACTATTTCGGCATCAACTACGACAACACAACGTACGACACAGACAAAGATGTTAAAAAAGGTGAATACTTATTCGTGTTAACTGCATGGTATGACCAACAACGTACGCTTGATTCAGCTTTCCGTATCGCAAAAGTAGTAGAATTGCCCTAA
- a CDS encoding head maturation protease, ClpP-related: MTKKATYFQVKKKSDVKGEVLIYGDIVSSKGEEDEVSATDFKKSLDDLGNVSEIDVHINSSGGNVFAGHAIYNMLKMHSAKINIYIDALAASIASVIAMSGDTIFMHKNSLLMIHNSWIITMGNSKELRETADLLDKTDKASNHAYLDKAKNVSEEELQQMLDAETWLTAEEALEKGFVDEVLGTNEIAASISKKQLELFRKTPKSVQEDVDKITNITDLDDNSAVETPKETMSQEEKNEREKIARECENLKIMFQI, translated from the coding sequence ATGACGAAGAAAGCAACTTACTTTCAAGTGAAAAAGAAAAGTGACGTTAAAGGAGAAGTGCTGATTTACGGAGACATAGTGAGTAGCAAGGGGGAAGAGGATGAAGTCTCAGCTACAGATTTTAAGAAATCATTAGATGATTTGGGAAATGTGTCTGAAATAGATGTTCATATCAACTCATCTGGTGGAAATGTTTTTGCAGGTCACGCTATTTACAACATGCTTAAAATGCATAGCGCAAAAATTAATATCTACATTGATGCATTAGCTGCATCTATCGCAAGTGTTATCGCAATGAGCGGTGACACTATTTTTATGCATAAAAATAGCCTTTTAATGATTCACAATTCATGGATTATCACTATGGGCAACTCAAAAGAATTACGTGAAACAGCTGATTTGTTAGATAAAACTGACAAAGCTAGCAATCACGCGTATTTGGATAAAGCGAAAAATGTTTCAGAAGAAGAACTACAGCAAATGCTAGATGCCGAAACATGGCTAACTGCAGAGGAAGCATTAGAAAAAGGTTTTGTAGACGAAGTGCTAGGAACGAATGAAATTGCTGCAAGTATCTCTAAAAAACAATTAGAACTTTTCCGCAAAACACCAAAAAGTGTACAAGAAGACGTGGATAAAATCACAAATATTACTGATTTAGATGATAATTCAGCGGTTGAAACACCTAAAGAAACTATGTCTCAAGAAGAAAAGAATGAAAGAGAAAAAATAGCAAGAGAATGTGAAAATTTAAAAATTATGTTTCAAATATAG
- a CDS encoding phage portal protein, with translation MQRIKRRLIDNWVDKSTQNLYDFSPWRNKTFWGVSNNTLETNETIFSAVTKLSNSIAGLPIKLYENYETVTNDISDLLTSSPNNSISSFDFINQIETMRNEKGNAYVLIERDVFYQPSKLYLVNPDTVEIMMENKSKELYYTIHAATDNKLIVHNMDVLHFKHIVASNMVRGISPIDVLKNTMDFDSALRTFNLREMEKPDSFVLKYGSNIDTTKKQSIVDNFKEFYEENGGVLFQEPGVEVQPLDRKYVSEDIVASENLTRERVANVFQIPAVFLNAKESINFSKNEEINRYYLQHTLLPIIRQYESEFNRKLLTSDDRKQGMYFKFNVKSYLRADSQTQAEVYFKASRSGYYSVNEIRALEDLPPIEGGDVPFISGDLYPITMDPTKRNLKGGGTNDEESNLLSSEKEK, from the coding sequence ATGCAAAGAATCAAACGGCGTCTTATAGATAATTGGGTTGATAAGTCTACACAGAATTTATACGATTTCAGTCCATGGAGAAATAAAACGTTTTGGGGAGTTTCTAATAATACACTAGAAACAAATGAAACTATTTTTTCTGCTGTAACAAAACTATCAAATTCAATAGCAGGTCTACCGATTAAATTGTATGAAAATTACGAAACGGTTACGAATGATATTTCTGATTTACTAACATCATCTCCAAATAACTCGATAAGCAGTTTCGATTTTATCAATCAAATAGAGACAATGCGTAATGAAAAAGGTAACGCCTATGTCCTAATAGAAAGAGATGTGTTTTACCAACCTTCAAAACTCTATCTTGTTAATCCAGATACAGTCGAAATAATGATGGAAAATAAATCAAAAGAACTTTATTACACGATACACGCTGCGACTGACAATAAATTAATCGTACATAATATGGATGTACTTCATTTTAAGCATATTGTCGCCTCTAATATGGTGAGGGGTATTAGTCCTATTGATGTATTAAAAAATACTATGGATTTTGATAGTGCTTTAAGAACGTTTAATCTTCGCGAAATGGAAAAACCTGACTCATTTGTATTGAAATATGGCTCAAATATAGATACAACCAAAAAACAAAGTATTGTAGATAATTTTAAAGAGTTTTATGAAGAAAACGGCGGGGTACTTTTTCAAGAACCCGGTGTTGAAGTGCAACCTTTAGATCGAAAATATGTATCAGAAGATATCGTCGCATCTGAAAACTTAACACGTGAACGTGTTGCGAATGTTTTCCAGATTCCGGCGGTATTTTTAAATGCAAAAGAAAGTATTAACTTCTCAAAAAACGAAGAAATTAATAGATATTATTTACAACATACTTTATTACCCATTATTAGACAATATGAAAGCGAGTTTAATCGTAAATTATTAACGAGTGATGATAGAAAACAAGGTATGTATTTTAAGTTTAATGTTAAATCTTACCTTCGAGCAGATAGTCAAACTCAGGCTGAAGTATACTTCAAAGCATCGCGAAGTGGCTATTATTCTGTTAATGAAATTAGAGCGCTTGAAGATTTACCACCAATTGAGGGTGGAGACGTTCCATTTATAAGCGGAGATTTATATCCGATTACGATGGATCCTACAAAAAGAAACTTGAAAGGAGGTGGGACAAATGACGAAGAAAGCAACTTACTTTCAAGTGAAAAAGAAAAGTGA